The Microplitis mediator isolate UGA2020A chromosome 8, iyMicMedi2.1, whole genome shotgun sequence genome has a window encoding:
- the LOC130673893 gene encoding uncharacterized protein LOC130673893: MEIHLRSDCETNFKGADITFKQLLIGALKESSHLQQHLANDGTQWIFNPPGAPTMGGKWKVAVKSTKYHLQRTIADTLLTYENFSTFLIQVEAVLNSHPLSALSEDHDDLTALTPGHFIRGAAINTIPEPNLTSISSSRLSHLQHIQERLQHFWDRWSAKCLQLHQFISTWNTSHHNITVGSLVLL; this comes from the coding sequence ATGGAGATACATCTCAGAAGTGACTGTGAAACAAACTTCAAGGGTGCTGATATCACTTTCAAGCAACTTCTCATCGGCGCTCTCAAAGAATCATCTCATCTACAGCAGCATCTCGCCAATGACGGAACTCAGTGGATATTTAATCCACCTGGGGCTCCAACTATGGGTGGAAAATGGAAAGTTGCCGTAAAATCAACTAAGTATCATCTTCAGAGAACCATCGCTGATACGCTTCTTACCTATGAAAATTTCTCAACGTTTCTCATTCAAGTCGAAGCAGTTCTCAATTCTCATCCACTCAGCGCACTCTCAGAGGATCATGACGATCTGACTGCTCTCACACCCGGACATTTCATTCGTGGTGCTGCTATCAACACCATTCCGGAACCTAATCTCACATCAATCTCATCATCAAGGCTCTCACATCTGCAGCATATCCAAGAACGCTTGCAGCATTTCTGGGATCGGTGGTCTGCAAAATGCTTACAACTTCATCAGTTCATCTCAACATGGAATACatcccatcacaatataacaGTTGGATCACTTGTATTGCTCTAA